In the Thermodesulfovibrio yellowstonii DSM 11347 genome, one interval contains:
- the lptC gene encoding LPS export ABC transporter periplasmic protein LptC, giving the protein MKKFILIFAAIVVIAILLITLDYMDKESQIKVRVSMEGSFFKDAEFIQKKDGQVKLQLSSKEAFMSDDGKLMDMKYLTMFFPEKEFTVKSQRGFYYPESGDLILTDGIEGLSKDYRVYGTEAYWSAKDKTLYSEKPLKVVSSKFSIEGSSGKASADLIELKKGVVAIVYSKK; this is encoded by the coding sequence ATGAAAAAATTCATATTAATTTTTGCTGCTATAGTTGTTATCGCAATTTTACTTATAACTCTTGATTATATGGATAAAGAATCTCAAATAAAAGTAAGGGTCTCAATGGAAGGCTCTTTTTTTAAAGATGCAGAATTTATTCAAAAAAAGGATGGGCAGGTGAAGCTACAACTTTCCTCAAAAGAAGCTTTTATGAGCGATGATGGAAAATTAATGGATATGAAATATCTCACTATGTTTTTTCCTGAAAAGGAATTTACTGTAAAGTCTCAAAGAGGATTTTACTATCCTGAATCAGGTGATCTCATTTTGACTGATGGAATTGAAGGGCTTTCAAAGGATTATAGAGTTTATGGCACAGAAGCATACTGGAGTGCAAAGGACAAGACCCTTTATTCAGAGAAACCCCTTAAAGTTGTAAGTAGTAAATTTTCTATAGAAGGAAGTTCTGGTAAAGCCAGTGCAGATTTGATAGAATTAAAGAAAGGGGTGGTAGCAATTGTCTATTCCAAGAAGTAG
- the lptA gene encoding lipopolysaccharide transport periplasmic protein LptA → MSIPRSSLIAILIFLLFINPVLAEEKKEMPQPIIITSKTLINDSKAKTATFEGDVVAKRGEVTLYAAKMIVYYEDEQKGGNIKMIEAIGNVKLVKGDRVITSHKATYYPEPEERVIFTGEPRATEGKNLVTGEKITYFMKDDRSLVEKSKVYLKEKKSEK, encoded by the coding sequence TTGTCTATTCCAAGAAGTAGTCTTATAGCTATATTAATTTTTCTTCTTTTTATTAATCCAGTTCTTGCTGAAGAGAAAAAGGAAATGCCTCAACCTATAATAATAACTTCAAAAACTCTTATTAATGACAGCAAAGCAAAGACAGCGACATTTGAAGGAGATGTTGTGGCTAAAAGAGGAGAAGTTACTTTATATGCTGCCAAAATGATTGTATATTATGAAGATGAACAAAAAGGCGGTAATATAAAAATGATAGAAGCAATAGGAAATGTAAAGCTTGTAAAAGGAGATAGAGTTATAACATCCCATAAAGCAACATACTATCCTGAACCAGAGGAACGAGTAATTTTCACAGGAGAACCCAGGGCAACAGAAGGGAAAAATCTTGTTACAGGAGAAAAAATAACATATTTTATGAAAGATGACAGGTCATTGGTAGAAAAAAGTAAAGTTTACTTGAAAGAGAAAAAATCAGAAAAATGA
- the lptB gene encoding LPS export ABC transporter ATP-binding protein, with product MSNTLKVEKLKKSFGKKEAVKGVSFKVESGEVVGLLGPNGAGKTTTFYMITGIIKPDNGNIFLDDKNISSMPIYERAKLGLGYLPQEPSIFRKLTVRDNLKAVLEIKYENDKDALAKIDEEVNDILKEFNLLEFADREGYKLSGGERRRAEIARAISLKPIFMLFDEPFAGIDPLAVVELKKTIKHLKDKGIGVIITDHNVRETLSITDRAFIIHNGKLLAEGSPDTLVNDPVVREAYLGEEFKL from the coding sequence ATGAGCAATACTCTGAAAGTTGAAAAATTAAAAAAGAGCTTTGGTAAAAAGGAAGCGGTTAAAGGTGTCAGCTTTAAAGTAGAAAGTGGAGAAGTTGTTGGTTTATTAGGACCTAATGGTGCAGGAAAAACAACAACATTTTACATGATAACAGGAATAATAAAGCCTGATAATGGAAACATTTTTCTTGATGATAAAAATATTTCATCAATGCCAATTTATGAGAGAGCAAAACTCGGATTAGGCTATCTTCCACAGGAACCCTCTATATTTAGAAAACTAACAGTTAGGGATAATTTAAAAGCTGTTCTTGAAATCAAATATGAAAATGATAAAGATGCTTTAGCTAAGATTGATGAAGAAGTTAATGATATTCTTAAAGAATTTAATCTGTTAGAGTTTGCGGACAGAGAAGGTTACAAGCTTTCAGGTGGAGAAAGAAGAAGAGCTGAGATTGCAAGGGCGATATCATTAAAACCGATTTTTATGCTTTTTGATGAGCCTTTTGCAGGCATAGACCCTTTGGCTGTGGTTGAATTAAAAAAAACAATAAAGCACCTTAAAGACAAAGGAATTGGAGTAATAATAACAGATCATAATGTAAGAGAAACTCTTTCCATAACAGATAGAGCTTTTATAATCCACAATGGTAAGCTGCTTGCTGAAGGCTCTCCAGATACTCTTGTTAATGATCCTGTTGTAAGAGAAGCTTATCTTGGAGAGGAGTTTAAACTATAA
- the rpoN gene encoding RNA polymerase factor sigma-54 has translation MGLEQRTDLRLTQKLALTPQLQLQLKLLQLPQLELSQYIQLELMENPILELDEETENIQENEVSSEEYEEPVAVDKLEKIMIDEYFAERADDGRDLGYFNPGVEEKPSFELFYSTTTDLWEHLLWQLRLSKAPDKIRAVAEVVIGNIDEDGYLKATEEEIAKMSDTDNETVKQAIALVQEFDPAGVAARDIKECLILQIKALGLGDTLVQSFIEEHLEDIKKKKYENIAKRFGISIDEVIKSVKIIEKLEPRPGRNFSKTQVNIPVPDVYVTKVEGEYQIILNDEGIPKLRLSKIYRELFTEKNLPVQEKKYLREKFKNAVELLRSIEQRNKTIYRVTESLVKFQKEFFDKGVSYVKPLNLKDIAQDLGLHESTISRVTSNKYLACEHGLFNFRFFFSNALSSNHGGISTTLVKDLIQKIINEENHTNPLSDKEISDMLKKQGIDIARRTVAKYREELKIPPKPLRKLKNY, from the coding sequence ATGGGACTTGAACAAAGAACTGATTTAAGACTTACTCAAAAACTGGCACTTACACCCCAGCTTCAACTTCAACTCAAGCTTCTTCAGTTACCACAGCTTGAGCTGAGTCAATATATTCAGCTTGAGTTAATGGAAAATCCAATACTTGAACTGGATGAAGAAACTGAAAATATTCAGGAAAATGAAGTTTCTTCTGAAGAATATGAAGAACCTGTAGCTGTTGATAAGCTGGAAAAAATAATGATAGATGAGTATTTTGCTGAAAGGGCAGATGATGGCAGAGATCTTGGCTATTTTAATCCTGGCGTAGAAGAAAAGCCATCTTTTGAACTTTTTTACTCCACAACTACTGACTTATGGGAACATCTATTGTGGCAATTAAGATTAAGTAAAGCTCCAGATAAAATAAGAGCAGTTGCTGAAGTGGTTATAGGAAATATTGATGAGGATGGGTATCTTAAGGCTACAGAAGAAGAAATAGCAAAAATGTCAGATACAGACAATGAAACTGTTAAACAGGCAATTGCTCTTGTTCAGGAATTTGATCCGGCGGGAGTTGCAGCAAGGGATATTAAAGAATGTTTAATCCTACAGATTAAAGCACTGGGACTGGGAGATACTCTGGTTCAATCTTTTATTGAAGAACATCTTGAAGATATAAAAAAGAAAAAATATGAAAATATCGCAAAAAGATTTGGCATTTCAATTGATGAAGTTATTAAGTCTGTAAAAATTATAGAGAAACTTGAACCAAGACCAGGGAGAAACTTTTCTAAAACACAGGTTAATATTCCGGTTCCCGATGTGTATGTAACTAAAGTTGAAGGTGAATATCAGATTATATTGAATGACGAAGGCATTCCAAAGCTGAGATTGAGCAAAATTTATAGAGAGCTTTTTACAGAAAAAAATCTGCCTGTTCAGGAAAAAAAGTATTTAAGAGAAAAGTTTAAAAATGCTGTGGAACTATTAAGGAGCATAGAACAGAGAAATAAAACAATTTACAGAGTAACCGAAAGTTTGGTTAAATTCCAAAAAGAGTTTTTTGATAAAGGAGTGAGTTATGTAAAACCTCTTAACTTAAAAGATATAGCACAGGACCTTGGGCTTCATGAAAGCACAATAAGTAGAGTAACTTCCAACAAGTATCTTGCTTGTGAACATGGCTTATTCAACTTTAGATTTTTTTTCAGTAATGCTCTATCATCTAATCATGGCGGTATTTCTACTACACTTGTAAAAGATTTAATTCAAAAGATTATAAATGAAGAAAACCATACAAATCCTTTGTCTGACAAGGAAATTTCAGATATGCTTAAAAAACAAGGTATAGATATTGCACGACGAACTGTTGCAAAATATAGAGAAGAACTCAAAATACCACCCAAGCCTTTAAGAAAACTAAAAAATTATTAA
- the hpf gene encoding ribosome hibernation-promoting factor, HPF/YfiA family has product MKITIRGKNIDVTEALKQYIEKRVTKFERFLTDTSEAIVTISTEKFTHKIDVLLKVDGHLIQAEGKTEDLYSAVDQVVEKLEKQVLKYKEKVQNKNKKETIKYPSALSEEVETAKRIVKYKKFDLRPMSPEEAVDQLELLDKDFFIFINSFSGDVNVIYKRKDGNFGLIEPAR; this is encoded by the coding sequence ATGAAAATAACCATCAGAGGAAAGAACATTGACGTTACAGAAGCATTGAAGCAGTATATTGAAAAGAGAGTAACTAAATTTGAAAGATTTTTAACTGACACATCAGAGGCTATTGTAACAATAAGTACTGAAAAGTTTACGCATAAAATAGATGTTCTTCTAAAGGTAGATGGACATTTAATTCAAGCTGAAGGGAAGACTGAAGACCTTTATTCAGCAGTTGACCAAGTTGTAGAGAAACTTGAAAAGCAGGTATTAAAATATAAAGAAAAAGTCCAGAATAAGAATAAAAAAGAAACAATTAAATATCCATCCGCATTGTCCGAAGAAGTAGAGACTGCTAAGAGAATTGTTAAATATAAAAAATTTGATTTAAGACCAATGTCTCCTGAGGAAGCAGTAGACCAATTAGAACTTCTGGATAAAGATTTCTTTATCTTTATTAATTCATTCAGCGGAGATGTTAATGTTATATATAAAAGA